The genomic stretch TGAGGGAATCTCGATCGGCTCCCTCTTGCTCAATCCTGTCCTCCTCTTGCTCTATACTCTTGCTCCAAACTGTTTTCCCTCTTGCTCAAGACTCTTGCTCAATCCTCTAAATCGTATATTTGTTTTGCATAACCACAGGAACCAACCCAACTGAAATCCGACGACAATTATATCATCGCAGAAATTCTACGAGGTAACAACAGATGTCTTGGTGAACTGTACCGTATACATCGTGATGCCTTTATAAAAATGGTGCGACGGGATTTTGGTGCCAATGAGGAGCAGGCCAAGGATGCTTTTCAGGAAGCTCTGATTGCCTTTCATCAAAACATTTGCAGTAAAAAGCTGACGGAGCTTACCTGTAGTGTCCGGTCTTATTTGTTCCAGCTCGGAATACACAAAATCCTCAATCTTCTGAAAAAGGAGCGACGCCTGACTTACGATAACGATCTTCAATTGATTCAAGGGAAAGAATTCGAAGATTATATGAACGAAGACCGTTTAGAGTCTATTCAGGAACAAATTGGTAAGGCACTTGAAAAACTCCCCGAAGACTGCCGGAAAGTTTTGAAGTTGTATTACTACCACAACTATGATATGGATAGTATTGCCCGTGAAATGGGATACAAAAATGCCGATACGGCCAAATCGAAAAAGTTGCTGTCGATGAAAAAGTTGCTGACTGAATTGAAGAGAATGACATTGTTATTGTTGCTTTGATGAACATACCCGAAGAATATATCATCTTGTTTGAGTCCTATGGACGGGGAGAACTTTCCGATCAGGAGAAGAAAGATTTTGAAGCGCGCTTATCGTACGATACGGATTTTGGGGAAGCTTTTGCCCGGTTCCGGCTTATTGAAAAAGGCATTCAGGAGCATTATCGCAATGAACTTCGGGATAATTTTAAGGAAATTGACAAAGAGCTGGATAGTAAATCTCCCGGTGTGATTAACTTCAGAAAGCTGGTCTGGATAGGTACATCGGTGGCCGCCGTGTTGCTCATTGGGTTGTCTGTTTACCACAATTTTTCCCACGATCACAAGTACAAAGAACTGGCACTACAATACTGGCCAGAGGAGGAAGGCCTGCCGGTAAAAATGAGCACAGCAGGTAAGTATGATGCCGCAATGAATGCCTATAAACAAAGTCAATGGGCAGAAGCCGAAGCATTACTCACGGAAATTTCTTCTTCGGATACCGCGCTGTATTTCCTGGGTATTGTGCATTTTAAACAAGAGAATTACACTGAAGCGTTGGAGCATTTCAGTAGAGTACCTGAATATTCACGTTGGTTTCCCGAAAGTGAGTTTAGACGGGCATTAATATTTATGATAAAAAATGAGCCTGACTCTACTTCCATTATTCTAAACCGTCTGATGAAGGCACAATCTGGGTGTGAAAGTAAGGCAAAAGAATTATTGCTGAAAATTTAGGCGTTAAAGTCGCTTACTGTTTACTATTTCGATGGATAAACAGAAGTTTTAATGATCAGCCTAAATTGAAATGCACAGAAAACTGCTGTTTAGTATCATTCATTTGTTTGTAAGAAGTCATTTCGATCGAACTACGTTTTTTATTATCGTGGCGACTCTATTGATAGGTTGGGCGAAATACAAGAGTGAACGTTTTCAATGTTTAAATGGAGATTGTGCATATTCCGAGGAGGGCGAGTTTTTCACGCTTGCCGAATGTCATCGTAAATGTTTCGTCAATAGCCAGGACAGTGTGCCCCGGGTTTTAAACGCCAAACAATGATATTATGGGAAAGATTACCTGATTCATTTAGCATTCTTGCCATTCAACCCATGTTATACAATGGGCTAAAGACCAATGAATTGTTTCGGTTCAAATCACCGTTTTCGCCACCATATACCCAACGTAATCGCGACAATCAATCCCACAGCGGCCATTTGCCAAAAACGAAAAGGTTCGGAAAGCACTTCAGATTCGAACACGATATCCCGCCCCACCAGCCAATGCCCTGCCCAATAATACGGCGCGGCCTGGTTTGAATTTGCCGCTTGTGCGATGTGCGCATGTTTCGCCTGTCGCAAGGCGGAGGAAGAAGTTTCGCCTTGGCGCAGATGCTGGTAGAATTCACCCATAATACGATTGGAGGTTTTGTCGTCCACCTCCCACAGGTTGCTGAGCACGGATCGGGCACCGGCGCTGAAAAAAGCGCGGGTAAAGCCGTGTACACCATCGTCGGTAAATACTATTCCCCGCGACGAATTACAAGCATTCAGCACCACCAAATGGGAATTGATTTTGTGCTGATAAACCTCGTTTAATCTCAATCTGGTGTGCCCCAGCACCAATTCAGAATATTCCGAATGATCGGGTTCGATAAGACCATGCGTGCTGAGGTGAACCACCGATGCGGGGGTATTGAACAATTGAGCGATATCAATGACCGAATCGGTAAACGCTTTTCCCCACTTCTGTTGCTCCGCTGTTTTAGCCAACTGCCGCGAAAAAGGCAATTCAGAAAATGAGCTATTGGCAAGCGCTGCCGGTGCATAAAGTGCCAATGAGAATGGCATCGTATCCGGTTTCGACTGAAATGTAGCAGAGGAAAGCACGTATTCTGTTTCAAAACGATTGATAAAGTAATCCAGCTTTCGGTAATCTTTGGAATCTATTCCTTCATCAGAACAGAGCAGTGCGTCAAACGGAATGTTATTCGTTTCGCCGTACGGACAGATATACAGCTTGTTAATGCCCGTAAAGTCTATTTCGCCGAACATGTCGGCATAAAGGCTCAGCGCATTTTCACAATAGCTGTTGTAGTCCGGGTTGATAATTGACGCATTGAGGCTCTTGATTCGCGGTCGAATGGGGAATGGCAGAGAATGTGTCACCACCGTGTCGGGGAATATGGCCATGACTATGTTCTGTTTCGATAGGTAAAGAAACAAGTCCAGGAAACACTCGCCCGGTTTGAGCTGCTGCTGAAGTTGTTGAAGGGAAAGATGTGTCTTTGGCCGTGTCTCTCCGTCAGAATACTTGATAAGATCAAAGTATTTCAATCGCTGATTGGCCGAAAACATTTTTTCAAGAGAAAAATCTCTTCCCAGTCGTTGTTTTTCCAGCTCAAGATAATAAGTGAGATTGTAGGGAATAAGGTGATAAGTGGCCAGATACTGATTAATGTGTTTGGATGTAAACTCCCCGTGAATAATTTTCCAAAGTGAAGTGGCGATGGTGTTGAGCTGAATCAGCCGGTCAAAATATTCCGGGTTCTCTGTTTGGTGGAATACGTCAATCAAGTTCACGGAATAAACCCTGAGGCACATCAAAAGATCAATCTTGTTCGGGATAGCGCGCAACAATTCCTCGTTGGTGGAATCTGAAATCCCCCACGCGTTCAATGCTTTTTCAAAGTGTTTGTTCGAAGCAGAATATTTTTCAGGTTGCCTTTCGATGGGGACGCGCCAATAACTCATGGCCTGTACAAAATGGGTAAGTGCCTTTTCATAGTGTGTGTCATCATACAATTCGGCCCAAATGTTCAACGCCCGGTTGTAGTACTTATTCGCAGAAGCAAAAAACTGTTCACCTTCCTGCTCTTTCCCAGGTGTTTGATATCCACGACCAATCATGTCCTGGTATGCATTACCAAGCAGGTGGTAGGTTTTGGCCAGGTGGTGCCTTGGTGTTTGGTGCGCCAATTGAAATTCAACTGAGCGTTCGTATAGCCTCCAAACTTCGGAGTACACAGGATGCCATTTGTCGTATTCATATCCATCATAAGTGGCAAGTAGTTTATCCGATTGCGCAAGGATGTTCCATATCCGGTAAATATCAATTTCGAGTTGTTGTTCAGTCGTCAGGTTTTGAATCAGAAGGCGACAACTGTCGGCAAAAGCTTTGGCCTGCAGATGGTGAATTTTTTCGTAGTGATAACTGGAAAGCAGGGCGTAATTCCACGCGAGTCGGTAGTCGCCTTTCTTGTATAACTGATTTCTGAGCGCATTGGCCTTTTTCCAATACACGAGCGCCTGTTCCACGTCACCGCGGATTTTGTAAACAAAGCCGCGAAGGGTGTAAAGTTCAGATTGAAAAGCCGTTGAAACTGAGGTGTCCGCAAGAAGTTTTTGAATTTCACTTTCGGCATCAACGAGTTGCCCGGAAAACAAAAGTTGATTTATTCTAGCCGAATGCTGCACTTCCTCAATCTGCGCATTGATTTCATGGAAAAACAGGCTCCAAAAACAAATCAATACAAATACAGGAAATTTTAACATCAAAATGAGGTTGCAGCGGGTTGGTGTCGCGGAACGCAAGATAGGCAGAATTGAGCAAGAGAGAAAGCAGCAAGAGCGCGAGTTTTGAGTTTTGAGGGAGTTATGAATCACGATCGAGGACCGATCCTCTTGCTCAAAACTCTTGCTCCAAACTGGTATTGGAACAGCAAGAGCACGAGTTTCGAGTTTTGAGGGAGTTTAGAATGACACAGTCTTTCTCTCTTGCTCGAGACTCAAACTCCACACTGTCCTTGACTGTCCCCCCTCTTGCTCAAAACTCTTGCTCAAAACTCTTGCTCAAAACTGTTGCTCCAAACTGACTTCCTCTTGCTCAAAACTCTTGCTCAAAACTGTTGCTCCAAACTGACTTCCTCTTGCTCAAAACTCTTGCTCCCTGCTGTCTTCCCCAATTACTAGCTCCACGGCTTTCTTACTTCCCCAATTCCGCATTCCTTCCGATCGGTGGATGATTTCGTTCGCGGTGTTGATGACCAGGGTAGTTGGGAGCGAAGATGCCTCAAGTTCAGGGGGTGCGTTTTGGAGGGGAAAATACACGGGTAGGTCCCAACCGTGGTTTTCGAGAAAGGCCCTTACTTTTTCGGGCGGGTCGTAGGTAACCAGTACAAAATGGGCTTCACCACCGGTTTGTTCCATCAATGACAGGATAGACGGCATCTCTGCACGGCAAGGTGCACACCACGTAGCCCAGAAATTCAGAAACAAGGGTTTGTCCGAAAAATCCGCCAAAACGAATCTGTTGCCGTTGAGGTCGGCAAGTTGCCAGTTCAGTGTCGAAGCGTCAAGCGCCTGCTTTTCATTGGCCTTCGTGCTCCCGAAAATTCCGGTTTGAATCAATCCGCGCTGAACCCATACTCTGCCATCGGGGATTACCAATAGAACGAGCACCGTCAAAAGTACTGCATCCCAAAAGATGGATACCGGCCCTCGCTGTTTGTAACGCTCCCAAAAATGCTTGATTTTTTGCATGCACAAAGGTAGTAGGAGGATGGTTGACTATCCGTATGATATGTTACACACTATACCATTTGCCCTTGATTGGTCCGGGCATTGTGCACCTTTATTGAGTTAATACCGGGCTTTGTCGGTTTTTGGAAACCAGCTAGCGCCCACACCGTATCAGAGCATATTCAAATCAATACAGACATGATACGCCAAGTTCTTGTGATTTTCTTTTTTTCAGGATGGATTTTTTCGACCTACAGTCAGGATTTACTTCCCCATATAGGAGTGTCATCTCAACCAGAATGGAATGACACAATTTGTGAACCTCCGGTATATGATGGCAGCTTTCATGAAGTGGGGTTGTTTGTTGGTGATGTGGCACCTGATTTCACTCTTTACAATACCCTCGGTGAAGAGCGTCAGTTATCGCAGATGCTTGCTTCGGGTAAACACGTGATGATCGTGAACGGAAGCTATACCTGTTGGAGATTTCGCGATGAAATTCCTACCATAAACACCATTACAGAGCTTTTTGAGGACCAAATGGAGACATTCGTTGTTTATACAGTTGAGGCCCATCCTCATATCGATCTATCACCCTATTCCGGCACATTGTCCACCGGAGCTCGCAATTTTCAAGACAGCGTATTGCTGCGCCAGCCCACTACCTATGGTGAGCGTCTTCAGAATATTCAGTTTATGACAGAGCGAGACCCTGTTGTTCCTGAGATATTGTTGGATGGAACATGTAATGAGTGGTGGCTCAATTATGGAACAGCTGCTAATCATGCCTATCTTATTGACCCAAATGGTGTGATACAGATACGGCATACATGGTTTAATCAGCCACCCCTGGATATTCAGTGTGAACTCACAGAATATTTTGAGCTCCCGTCTCCGGGTTGTGCCGAGATTGGAACATTTGGATCTTTTGAGATTGAGGTGGATGAAGAACAGGGTACTTTTCAAGAAGGTATTGCCGGACATACGTTAATAGTGCCAGTTACCATTCGGAATTTGTCTGAAACGGATTTTGTCTTTACGGAGATTATGCGTGAATCTGTTAACACTCCTCAAGCATGGCTAACCGCTTTGTGTGTTGATATTTGTTTGTCGCCTGGAGTGAACGAAACAACTGCAGCCATTGCACCTGGCGAATCACAATCGTTTACCTTTTACTTTTTTACGGACCATGAACCCGGCGAAGGGTCTGCGGTGGTGCGGTTCAAGAATGCAACGAACGCTTTAAACACAGAATGGGTAACCTTTTCAGTAAGTACCCAAAGCGACGAAACCATTACAAGCCTGGAGTTGGTAAATGAGCCGCAAATCCGATTGTATCCCAATCCCGCTTCACACTGGCTGAGGGTTGATGGTCTCGGTTATGACAACACACCGTGGCAGATTTTTAATTCAGCGGGTCGTCTCACTGATGAGGGCTACTTTCACACAGGTGAAAACAATGTGTCGGTTGCGCACCTTCAAAAAGGAGTGTACGTGATAAGAATAGGTGCTTACCCTGCACAGGTGTTGAGATTTGTGAAGCACTGATGAGCAGTTTTAGGTTACGTGCCTTTGCCACATGGTGGTGACGCTCGCCCAATTAAGGTCTTGGCAATAGCATGGTAGGGCGCAAGGATTTGTTAATCAATAATATAAATTCATTTCCCAATTTGCTGGCCTGGTAAACACACTCAATGTTATGGTTCGGTGTGCGCGGAACATAAGACTTCTAAAGTGCCTGTTGCCCAATCATGCTGTGTATGCGTATCCATGAAAACACATAAGACCGTGTAATAAATGATAAGTATTATCACGGGCTATGGCTCATGAAGCGGCGCGTACTTTTGTTCGAAATACAGCCTGTTTTTTTGATGCTAGTCACAAAAAATGCCATTTTGCTTCGAGTCCCGGGGCAATTTAGAGGCTAAATCATAGTGGCGTCCCAAAAAGATGTTTTTTACATTGAAGATACATGCAGGTTTATCCTGCGTACAGAGCTATTCGTCGATTGTGTGCTTGTGTGTGCTTTCTGACGATGGATGAAAACCTGCAGTTGGTTTGTAGTGGTTTGGAAGTATGTTGGTGCCGTTTAGGATACCAACATCCACCATGGGTTGCAAGAACAGAAAAGGTGGGTCTTTGTATTATTAGGGCAACCTGTATTGAAACCATTATGAAACCATTTTACATTGCGACTGTCGTCGCGTTGTCTAGTTTTTCTATCTCCTTAGCTCAGAACCTTGAGCCCCACATTGGGTTGAGTTCGCAGCCGCAGCCTTCAGATTCTATTTGCCCTATTCCGCTGGCACCATCCTTCATGGATAATGAAGGTTATATGGTAGGAGAGGTAGTAGCTGATTTTACCCTTTATTCCCATGATGGACAAGAAGTAACACTTTCTGAGGTCCTGGCGGAAAATAAACCGGTTTTACTGGTAGGATCCAACTATTCATGTTGGCGTTTTCGCGATCAGATTGCGCCTATTAATGCCATCGTAGACTACTATGGCGATTTGTTGAATGCCTATTATGTCTATACGGTTGAAGCCCATCCACATATTGACATTTCGCCTTACAATGGTCAATTGTGGACCGGCCAACGCAATTTTGACGACGGTGTGCTTATTCGTCAGGCTGTAACTTACGGCGACAGGCTCGAGGCCATTGATGAAATGCTGGAGAACTATACCCCCATACCTCAGATTCTGGTAGATGGACCGTGTAATGAGTTTTGGCTGAACTACGGTCAAATGCCGAACCATGCTTATCTCATAGATCGTCATGGCATCGTACAGATACGCCAAACCTGGGTTAATTCGCCTCCCGCCGATTTGTGGTGTGAGCTTGGAGAGTATTTTGATGACATTACCCCCAACTGCAATGATGCCGGAGTAAACGGCAGTTTCGAGGTGGTGATTGATGAAGAGGCGGGAACGGTAGGTTATGGGTTTCCTGGTGAAACAATCATAGTTCCGGTGATGATTAATAACCTTTCCGAAACAGACAATGTGCACATAGAAATCAACCGTACAGAAGTCTATACACCTGATTCCTGGCAAACTTCCCTTTGTGTGGATATATGTTTAGCCCCTACTGTAAATACTACTACGACCGTGATTCCTCCGGGGGGCTCGCAGTCATTCAGCTTCTACTTTTTTACCGGTGCAGACGGTGAAGCTTCAGGTTCCGGGATTGTGCGTTTCAGCAATGCTGTGAACAGTGGAAACATCGAATACGTAGAATTTTCCGCTATCACACTTATTCCCACCAATGTGGATTCCGAAAACCAAAACCCCTTACAAGTTTACCCTGTTCCTGCCAGCAACATGCTCTTTCTTGAGCGGAATGGGTACGAACCCATGCCCTGGCAGATCTTTTCTTTAAGTGGAGCCTTGATTCAGGAAGGTACCATGGTTTCTGGACGCCATGAAATCGATATCAGTAACTTGCCGGCAGGAAGTTACCTGCTTCGCGGCGGCAGCAATGAGCAATGGGAGGTGAAGAGGTTTGTGAAAATGTAAATGGTTCCTGACAGAAACTACGGGTGCAGTTATTGGTGCCTTTGAATCCATCAGGGGCGTAACTCTCTCGGTTTCGTTCTCCAGAAGACACGCTTGACCCTTCCATGGTCGTTTTTATGTTTATCAGGCACCGCCGAATCTACCGAAGTGTTTTATTCTGTGTATGTTTCTGTTTACAATCAAAGCCGGGATTTAAGCGCAGCAAACGACTAATTCTCAATTTTCGACCCTAAACCCCTACCTCAACCCAAACGTTCTCCTAACCACCAAACGGCTCTGGTCAATATTGTCCAGATCCACCTTCTCGGTTAGGGGCCGGAAGCCGTCAACCTCCACGCGCACTTCGTAAACCTCACCCCGAAGCACCTTAAACTCAAACTCACCCCGCCGGTCGGTGCGGGTGTCGAACAAGGAGCGCCCTTTGCTGTCAAACAACATCACGGCGGCGTCGCGCATGGGGCGGTCGTTGTCGGCGTTGGTTACCGTGCCCTGCAAATACACCTGAGATACCACCTCCTCCTGCAAAATGTTGAACTCGCTCAAATCAACTTTGAAAATATCGCGCTCACCCAGAGAGCCTTCGTACTCGGCAGCGATGTACATGGTTTGATTGTCGGCCGTAAGGCTAAAAGTAGATTCTTCGTTTACCGTGTTGATGGGATATCCCAGGTTGATTGGACGCTTAGGTTCCCCGTCCACCAGTTCGCATCTAAATATATCATAGCTCCCCATGGTTTGGTGGCCGTTGGAGGCAAAGAACAAGTGCTTACCGTTGGGATGCACAAACACAAACTTTTCGTCGCCGGGTGTATTTACCAAGGGACCGAGGTTTCGGGGTTTGCCCCATCGGTTATCGCCACGACTTTCTGCCACGTAAATATCGCCCTGTCCTTCGCCTCCGGGGCGCTCGCTGATAAAATACAGGTACTTGCCGTCGGCAGTTACGCTCACCGAGCTTTCAAAATAAGACGTGTTGATGGGGCGCCCTAGCTTCTGCGCTTCCGACCATTCGCCGGTTTCCTCGTCAAGCCTGGAAAAATGAATGTTTCCGGCACTGGAAGCATCGTTCTTGTACACAAACATGCTCTTGCCGTCGGGAGCCACTGAGAGTACAGCGTCGTAAGAGGTGGTGTTGAGTTTTCCGGGTACTTGTTGGGCTGCCGTCCACTCGCCGGTTTTCCTGTCGAGCTCTGCAAAGAATATGTTCTCAAAGTACTTGTAGTCACCGCGTCTGTCAATACCGCCTCCCTTTACATCGGGTCGGCGTGAGGTAAAAAATAACCGTGAACCATCAGCGGTAATAGAAGGTGTGTAGTCATCGAAACGCGAGTTAATTTGCCGCCCCATGTTTGATATCTTCACATTTCGTGGTTGTTGCATCATCATCTTGGCAAACTGACACTGCTCAATATAGGTGTCAACATCGTAGTAATAGTTGTTGGCTCTGCCCGTGGTTGCCCTGAAAGTGCGAAAATGCTCAATGGCTTCGTCCAATTCGGCAAGCCGGTGATGGGTCATGCCCAGCCAGTAGTGGATTTCCTTGTGCACATCCGCGTCGAGTTCCAATGCTGTTTGAAGATACTTTTTGGCCAGATCGTAGTTTTTGAGTGCGTAATGACACTCGCCAATCCGAAAGGTAGCAGCCGCGTGATCGGGCACGGCTTCGAGCACCACCCGGTATTCGTTCAATGCCCCGCGCACATTCCTGTCGAGAAACATTTGCCGTGCGTTGGCCATGCGGATGGGAATGATGCCCGCTTTTTTGTCTTCCGTATCCTGCTCAACCACTGCCTGGGCTTGCAAAAAATGGTTGTCGGCGGCTAAGAGTAGAAGAGTGAGGAGTAGGAAGCGTAAGAGGGTCATGGGTTCAGTGCGTTTTGAAGATTTTCGTTCAGGTTGTACTTGCGATGCAGCGCTAAAGTTGCACCCACACATCCCAAAATCGGGGCCACAGTAATTCCCACTACCGGAATGCGCATAAGCAAATCAAAAAGTGCTCCGTTCGAAACGGCCATCAAGCGGTTGCGCCGCACGAGTCGTACCCCTTTTGGCAAGTTGAGCCGGTGCCGTTCGCTCGTGT from Cryomorphaceae bacterium encodes the following:
- a CDS encoding T9SS C-terminal target domain-containing protein; the encoded protein is MQVYPAYRAIRRLCACVCFLTMDENLQLVCSGLEVCWCRLGYQHPPWVARTEKVGLCIIRATCIETIMKPFYIATVVALSSFSISLAQNLEPHIGLSSQPQPSDSICPIPLAPSFMDNEGYMVGEVVADFTLYSHDGQEVTLSEVLAENKPVLLVGSNYSCWRFRDQIAPINAIVDYYGDLLNAYYVYTVEAHPHIDISPYNGQLWTGQRNFDDGVLIRQAVTYGDRLEAIDEMLENYTPIPQILVDGPCNEFWLNYGQMPNHAYLIDRHGIVQIRQTWVNSPPADLWCELGEYFDDITPNCNDAGVNGSFEVVIDEEAGTVGYGFPGETIIVPVMINNLSETDNVHIEINRTEVYTPDSWQTSLCVDICLAPTVNTTTTVIPPGGSQSFSFYFFTGADGEASGSGIVRFSNAVNSGNIEYVEFSAITLIPTNVDSENQNPLQVYPVPASNMLFLERNGYEPMPWQIFSLSGALIQEGTMVSGRHEIDISNLPAGSYLLRGGSNEQWEVKRFVKM
- a CDS encoding tetratricopeptide repeat protein; protein product: MNIPEEYIILFESYGRGELSDQEKKDFEARLSYDTDFGEAFARFRLIEKGIQEHYRNELRDNFKEIDKELDSKSPGVINFRKLVWIGTSVAAVLLIGLSVYHNFSHDHKYKELALQYWPEEEGLPVKMSTAGKYDAAMNAYKQSQWAEAEALLTEISSSDTALYFLGIVHFKQENYTEALEHFSRVPEYSRWFPESEFRRALIFMIKNEPDSTSIILNRLMKAQSGCESKAKELLLKI
- a CDS encoding sigma-70 family RNA polymerase sigma factor, producing the protein MKSDDNYIIAEILRGNNRCLGELYRIHRDAFIKMVRRDFGANEEQAKDAFQEALIAFHQNICSKKLTELTCSVRSYLFQLGIHKILNLLKKERRLTYDNDLQLIQGKEFEDYMNEDRLESIQEQIGKALEKLPEDCRKVLKLYYYHNYDMDSIAREMGYKNADTAKSKKLLSMKKLLTELKRMTLLLLL
- a CDS encoding CHAT domain-containing protein, with the translated sequence MLKFPVFVLICFWSLFFHEINAQIEEVQHSARINQLLFSGQLVDAESEIQKLLADTSVSTAFQSELYTLRGFVYKIRGDVEQALVYWKKANALRNQLYKKGDYRLAWNYALLSSYHYEKIHHLQAKAFADSCRLLIQNLTTEQQLEIDIYRIWNILAQSDKLLATYDGYEYDKWHPVYSEVWRLYERSVEFQLAHQTPRHHLAKTYHLLGNAYQDMIGRGYQTPGKEQEGEQFFASANKYYNRALNIWAELYDDTHYEKALTHFVQAMSYWRVPIERQPEKYSASNKHFEKALNAWGISDSTNEELLRAIPNKIDLLMCLRVYSVNLIDVFHQTENPEYFDRLIQLNTIATSLWKIIHGEFTSKHINQYLATYHLIPYNLTYYLELEKQRLGRDFSLEKMFSANQRLKYFDLIKYSDGETRPKTHLSLQQLQQQLKPGECFLDLFLYLSKQNIVMAIFPDTVVTHSLPFPIRPRIKSLNASIINPDYNSYCENALSLYADMFGEIDFTGINKLYICPYGETNNIPFDALLCSDEGIDSKDYRKLDYFINRFETEYVLSSATFQSKPDTMPFSLALYAPAALANSSFSELPFSRQLAKTAEQQKWGKAFTDSVIDIAQLFNTPASVVHLSTHGLIEPDHSEYSELVLGHTRLRLNEVYQHKINSHLVVLNACNSSRGIVFTDDGVHGFTRAFFSAGARSVLSNLWEVDDKTSNRIMGEFYQHLRQGETSSSALRQAKHAHIAQAANSNQAAPYYWAGHWLVGRDIVFESEVLSEPFRFWQMAAVGLIVAITLGIWWRKR
- a CDS encoding T9SS C-terminal target domain-containing protein; amino-acid sequence: MCTFIELIPGFVGFWKPASAHTVSEHIQINTDMIRQVLVIFFFSGWIFSTYSQDLLPHIGVSSQPEWNDTICEPPVYDGSFHEVGLFVGDVAPDFTLYNTLGEERQLSQMLASGKHVMIVNGSYTCWRFRDEIPTINTITELFEDQMETFVVYTVEAHPHIDLSPYSGTLSTGARNFQDSVLLRQPTTYGERLQNIQFMTERDPVVPEILLDGTCNEWWLNYGTAANHAYLIDPNGVIQIRHTWFNQPPLDIQCELTEYFELPSPGCAEIGTFGSFEIEVDEEQGTFQEGIAGHTLIVPVTIRNLSETDFVFTEIMRESVNTPQAWLTALCVDICLSPGVNETTAAIAPGESQSFTFYFFTDHEPGEGSAVVRFKNATNALNTEWVTFSVSTQSDETITSLELVNEPQIRLYPNPASHWLRVDGLGYDNTPWQIFNSAGRLTDEGYFHTGENNVSVAHLQKGVYVIRIGAYPAQVLRFVKH
- a CDS encoding TlpA family protein disulfide reductase, whose product is MQKIKHFWERYKQRGPVSIFWDAVLLTVLVLLVIPDGRVWVQRGLIQTGIFGSTKANEKQALDASTLNWQLADLNGNRFVLADFSDKPLFLNFWATWCAPCRAEMPSILSLMEQTGGEAHFVLVTYDPPEKVRAFLENHGWDLPVYFPLQNAPPELEASSLPTTLVINTANEIIHRSEGMRNWGSKKAVELVIGEDSREQEF
- a CDS encoding tetratricopeptide repeat protein, coding for MCGCNFSAASQVQPERKSSKRTEPMTLLRFLLLTLLLLAADNHFLQAQAVVEQDTEDKKAGIIPIRMANARQMFLDRNVRGALNEYRVVLEAVPDHAAATFRIGECHYALKNYDLAKKYLQTALELDADVHKEIHYWLGMTHHRLAELDEAIEHFRTFRATTGRANNYYYDVDTYIEQCQFAKMMMQQPRNVKISNMGRQINSRFDDYTPSITADGSRLFFTSRRPDVKGGGIDRRGDYKYFENIFFAELDRKTGEWTAAQQVPGKLNTTSYDAVLSVAPDGKSMFVYKNDASSAGNIHFSRLDEETGEWSEAQKLGRPINTSYFESSVSVTADGKYLYFISERPGGEGQGDIYVAESRGDNRWGKPRNLGPLVNTPGDEKFVFVHPNGKHLFFASNGHQTMGSYDIFRCELVDGEPKRPINLGYPINTVNEESTFSLTADNQTMYIAAEYEGSLGERDIFKVDLSEFNILQEEVVSQVYLQGTVTNADNDRPMRDAAVMLFDSKGRSLFDTRTDRRGEFEFKVLRGEVYEVRVEVDGFRPLTEKVDLDNIDQSRLVVRRTFGLR